A genome region from Triticum aestivum cultivar Chinese Spring chromosome 2B, IWGSC CS RefSeq v2.1, whole genome shotgun sequence includes the following:
- the LOC123043590 gene encoding uncharacterized protein, protein MAVSSPAPEPTRRSNKWRRGNRKVINGYIGEARAALAAAAARDGDGGDDSAAAAALGLVGAVLEMSPRMEAALELRARALLALRRYRDVAEMLRDYIPSCAKSCAGDDTATSSSSCSSGSGDLACASRAGLLSPGRELSISGAGGSLFLCCFDVSEIKRRVVAGLSKNSDAETQWRYLVLGQACFHLGLMEDAVVLLQTGRRLATAAFRRESVCWSEDSFSPSNSTANVPAASRRAPCKFSQASGMPPASEADSVSQLLAHVKLLLRRRAAAVAALDAGLPAEAVRHFNKVLDARRGGVLPHSFATACLVGRAAAFRASGRPADAIADCNRALALDPAFIPALRARADLLESVGAIPDSLRDLDHLKLLYDAALRDGKLPGPSWRPQGGVRQREIAGAHRELVARVQQLRARVAAGDGCNVDYYALLGVPRGCARSEVVRAHLLLTLKLKPDRSASFAERLELVDEHRDLDAVRDQARMSALFLYRMLQKGYSHIMSAVLDEEAAARQRAREDAAAAALAATVAAAAASATKQAEEEAAASAAMQEEEEEEAAAVPESPKQTERVSCENIPVQVAEPETIAPPSPPTPRLSAAAMSPMFQGAFCRDMAVVGTLLSRGRFDRPPMAVKCEAMSC, encoded by the exons ATGGCGGTGTCGTCTCCCGCTCCGGAGCCGACGAGGAGGAGCAACAAGTGGCGCCGCGGCAACAGAAAG GTGATCAACGGGTACATCGGCGAAGCGCGGGCGGCtctggcggccgcggcggcgcgggacggcgacggcggggatgactcggcggccgcggccgcgctcGGGCTGGTCGGCGCGGTGCTGGAGATGTCGCCGCGCATGGAGGCCGCGCTCGAGCTCCGGGCGCGCGCGCTGCTCGCGCTCCGCCGGTACCGCGACGTCGCCGAGATGCTCCGCGACTACATTCCCAGCTGCGCCAAGTCCTGCGCCGGGGATGacacggccacctcctcctcctcctgctcgtccGGCTCCGGCGACCTCGCCTGCGCGTCTCGCGCGGGGCTTCTTTCCCCGGGCCGCGAGCTCTCCATCTCCGGCGCCGGGGGCTCCCTGTTCCTCTGCTGCTTCGACGTGTCCGAGATCAAGCGCCGCGTCGTCGCCGGCCTATCCAAGAACTCCGACGCCGAGACCCAGTGGAG GTACTTGGTCCTGGGTCAGGCTTGCTTCCATCTCGGCTTGATGGAGGACGCCGTGGTGCTCCTCCAGaccggccgccgcctcgccacgGCCGCGTTCCGCCGCGAGAGCGTGTGCTGGTCGGAGGACAGCTTCTCCCCGTCCAACTCGACGGCCAATGTGCCTGCAGCCAGCAGAAGGGCGCCGTGCAAGTTCAGCCAGGCGTCCGGGATGCCGCCGGCGAGCGAGGCGGACTCGGTGTCACAGCTGCTGGCGCACGTGAAGCTgctgctccgccgccgcgccgccgctgtGGCGGCGCTGGACGCCGGCCTCCCCGCCGAGGCCGTGCGCCATTTCAACAAGGTGCTCGACGCGCGCCGCGGCGGCGTGCTCCCGCACTCCTTCGCCACGGCCTGCCTGGTGGGCCGCGCCGCGGCGTTCCGCGCGTCCGGGCGGCcggccgacgccatcgccgacTGCAACCGCGCGCTGGCGCTCGACCCGGCGTTCATCCCGGCGCTGCGCGCGCGCGCCGACCTGCTCGAGTCCGTGGGCGCGATCCCCGACAGCCTGCGCGACCTGGACCACCTGAAGCTGCTCTACGACGCGGCCCTCCGTGACGGGAAGCTGCCGGGGCCGAGCTGGCGGCCGCAGGGCGGCGTCCGGCAGCGCGAGATCGCCGGTGCGCACCGCGAGCTGGTGGCCCGCGTCCAGCAGCTCCGCGCCCGCGTGGCCGCCGGCGACGGGTGCAACGTGGACTACTACGCGCTCCTCGGGGTCCCGCGCGGCTGCGCGCGGTCGGAGGTGGTGCGCGCGCACCTCCTGCTGACGCTGAAGCTGAAGCCGGACCGGTCGGCGTCGTTCGCGGAGCGGCTGGAGCTGGTGGACGAGCACCGCGACCTGGACGCCGTGCGCGACCAGGCGCGCATGTCGGCCCTGTTCCTCTACCGGATGCTGCAGAAGGGGTACTCGCACATCATGTCCGCCGTGCTGGACGAGGAGGCCGCCGCGCGGCAGAGGGCCAgggaggacgccgccgccgccgcattggcTGCCACCGTGGCCGCCGCCGCAGCGTCGGCGACCAagcaagcagaagaagaagccgcAGCGTCAGCGGccatgcaagaagaagaagaagaagaagcggcagCCGTGCCGGAGAGCCCCAAGCAGACAGAGCGTGTCAGCTGCGAGAACATCCCGGTGCAAGTCGCGGAGCCGGAAACGATCGCGCCGCCGTCACCGCCGACGCCGAGGCTGAGCGCGGCGGCGATGAGCCCGATGTTCCAGGGCGCGTTCTGCCGCGACATGGCGGTGGTCGGGACGCTGCTGTCCCGCGGCCGGTTCGACCGGCCGCCCATGGCGGTCAAGTGCGAGGCGATGAGCTGCTGA